TCGAAGAGTATCTCTGAGCCAAATAAATGCAACCGCAGCGTTTTTATATCGGAATGAAATTTATCTTAcagaaaaaaatgaaaatcaaacTATTATATCATACATATCTTGGATAGGTAGATAGAAGTTATTCTGGAAATAACTCTTGATTCACCACTGCGAAGGCtggaattaaaataactaattattagTTTCGTGATTGATGATAAATaagtgttataataataatagttacaataaatacttttctttaaaataatgtatcttaatttaagtttaaatatatctgtcaaattcATCGCGTTTAAGTTGTTCTACTACTACCCCATTGTAATTCTTAATCCCATGAGATTGAATTCCCTAAATCTAGCATTATAATGCTAATaaacaagtaaataaaacatgacTCTGAAGGTAAGAGTCGTGACTGCGAACTATGGTTCCCGATTGTGAAGTAAATCCAATGTTTATGACTTATAGGAGACCTTAGTACTaaaggagcgttcaagtattacgtaacgaattttggggaggggggggggtccttttgtaaaacgttacgatgcgggtcggggattgaattacccgttattgttgatattattttcgactttccagtactttacaccacataatgttAACTttgtataaagagtcactaggtggtcacgaaacgttttactatacttgggtacagaaaaacgttactaATCTCCAAacattgcgtgacgtaatacttgaacgctccctaatataaaatagtaatgtttttatttttaagtctaCTTCATTTCTGTTAAAGTACTAGCAaagagttattaaaaataactaatatctttattaacaaaacatttaaaaaatatttacagatCGGCAGCAGTAGTGACGGTCCGCACCATGGACGGTGAAACCGTGGAAGGCGAAGTTCAGATGGAGACGGATGAGGCCAGCGGAGCAGACACGAGTACAGCCAGCTGGCCCCAGATCGCTATACCGCCGATGCCTAAGACTGCACGCCGTCGCCTTCAggtaactattatttatagacgcatagaaattaataattcaaacaGATACTTTGATCTgatgtaaaataaactatttgttttcttttatcatCAAAGCGTTTCATATTACCTTAAGccttcataattattatataaaaaatatattttttcaatcgTTCCCAAGATTAGCGCTCTTTAGCTTTATAATCATGGTTAAGGTTTTTGTAGGCGACTACGTGGTTAGCCTCTAGCTGGTTTTCTtgtgcatttaaaaaaaacattgtgcaaAGTTGCGAGTTTGAAAGCTCTAGctcagtgtttcccaacgtggaGTCCATGCGCCACAGGAGGGCAATTCTATTGTTAATAGCCCCCAttcaaaaaactatttaaaatttggattttattttttcattgttttaagAAGTTACTTACTGTATTTTGTTACCAATTTCTTCCTGaaacctatcatttaagttGAACAATTCCATCagtctttataacgaatttcaagagACCGAgaatttttattcgttataggGAGGGAAGGGAGAGGGAGGGAGGGAAGAATTTATGTAGGGGTATTGgtttaaaccaaataaatttaactcatCTGTACGTTatactttttctttataacgaatgacgttataaagagtttacactgtatttgtataaaacttaTGTATGTTGAATATTGGGCAtaggaattttaaaaaggcTAAGGTGGGGCATGGCACAAAAAAGATTAAGAGTCACTGCTCTAACTAGACCCTTAACGCCTAGATATATACAGATCcgagtttaaaattatattattataaaaaaaaatagagatcaattatttatttgaatggTAAACTTATCAGGTGGTGGGAACTAGCGTGCCAGAGACACGTGTAGAGAAAGACAAGTTCAAGTGTCTCTATCTGCTGGTGGAGACTGCGGTTGCTGTACGCCAACGAGAAAAGGAACAAGACGAACTCCCCGTCTAGGGTAGCAGGTTCGATTTCTGACCGAACAACTTTCgcttattttatcaaatttacgTTCTACAAAATGTTCAGTTTATAAATtgtgaagaaaaaaattgttatgatGTTTTAGAGAAAGTTGTTCCATTTAATCGAAGTATACCAATTTTGTATCATCATTGTACTTCCTAATATAGCCGAAGGAGGTAATCAATTCGAcgtgtaataattttttttatcaaaatgagTTACAAAGTAActacaatattttaactagAGTTTTTTTTGAGTTCTAACTAAAAATTGCTATGAAGATATGTTTTCatgtaaataatacataactttccATGGCACACATTACTTCCAGAGATTATTCTCaacaataatatatcaatGAACCAGATTTTACTCTACTACATATAAACTCAAGATTGTAATTTAAGTACAGTAAATATTGgaaaaagatatatatatatattcaaaacggttatttgaaaacttcaaaaaatgtatagaaattagttttatagtgattattttctttgtatgGAGTAGATGTTTAGTGGAATGGACTTATATTAATCTGTGAAAGTAAAAATGTAATCTTATATACAGTACtgtattttatcataaaatcttttaaaaacatatagcAATGTCGTAAAATTACATTCAGGTTTATTACTAAAAAGTTAAACCGATTTGGTGGCGGATGTATTATGTCGAGACGGTTTCTGGGGGAGTTTTAAATTCAaagatattaattatgattttgtAACTAAATAATACTATAGAAATGTAAGTTCTATCAATTCGGCAACTCGATGTGGGCAGGGCCTAAATTATTCCTTTAAACCCAAGTCTAAAAAGATGAGTCAATATATGGCATCCTTGgtatataaatacttacttagtactaatttttaaacatcAAGGATTCATATCAATTTTTGTCCAACGAAAACGTCGTCTATTTATTGCATTTAGATTCATTCGAACGATGATTCCATTTCAACGTTCAAGTTTTCCATATGAAAATCTATCGTTACTGCCTAAGTGCTGTATCAAGGAATTGggaattaattgaatattaatcATCGTATcgcttattaaaaaatatcgtttGATTTCGTTttaggggccgttcaagtattacgtaagcactaggGGTTGGGGGGGTTCTTTGATTGTCTTAtatggtgattacgtcaacagtaattatttacttttttacacatattacccacacattgtctatgtttgaaaacgaaatgcatacttttatgtactattattttcgaTAGCTTGCTGAAAGaaaagggggggggggggataaattgcagtaaacctgcttacgtaatacgtAATGGCCCCTTACGGGGTTTAATTTACAGTCAAATTACTTTAGAATTACacttttaattgttgtttgcAGTTCTGTAACCTATTTTGAACTTCTTGCAAAGTTAAAGAAAGCGCACCTTATAGGTTGATAATATAAGGTATAAGGAGAATGCAATAGAATAATTTCCCAATGATAACGTTTGTAACAATGGATTATGTAACAGTCGACCTGTCATGAAAATGTGCTTATCTGTTATATAAaccctttttttaagttaatctAAGGTACTCCTACACACAAGTTATCGAGGACGATTAGGATGTAACATAAGAATATCGCGATGATGATTGGTTAAGAAAATGCTCTTGACTCAAGTTAAAATCAGTCAAACCAAATCCAATTTCATCTCTGATAAAAAAATGGCAATTATTTCTTCAATGAAGCAACGTCTTCAAATTTAGCtttgatttattttgattcacaaacctaaatatattataaacgtAAGTTGTATTGTATACCTATTTCTTTCAAACAGCTTTCATCAATATCCAATCAAAATAACGTTGTGTGTAggatagtataaataaaaataacgtatctttattacaagttaaacgcgtaattttagtttttgaccTGCGAATGTAAGGCATTTTAGTTTTCGCCGAAATAcagttagaatatttttatatttagaccTGTATATACTTGTGTAAGGCTCTAATTTGTTagtgatttaataaaatatgatttcgCATTgtgaagtttaatttaatactatcCTAAAAGAACGataaaactaaatgtaatACACGAAACACTAAttgaaaaagttttatttaatattactgaTGTACAATATCAAGCTTATCATATAAGCTAGCTTTTCTTTTGGCAGCCTGGCCTTCCAGAGCAGGCGATTTTCTTTTTCCATCCTCTGCTTTGTCACCAGCTTCTATCACTAGATCTTGAGATGGTATTGCCATTAACATATCAAAACTACTGCTGTTTTTATCGAGTTCATTTTTATCTGAAAGATTGTTCACCTAATTTCATATTAGTATGGGATCCTATCCAATAAGTGATAGCAAAGCAATTACGTCTtcaacttattatttaattatacaaaatatagttaatgaaatacatatataaacttaaatgtgatatttattaaaaacaaacttaaaagCATAGAGAAAAACGACTCGGAAGAATCTCTCATTCTAATGGTAACATTGAGAGAATAAAGTCCATAAAAAACGAACTTTATTTAAGTGCAAATTTCTAACccaaattttgtttcataACTTGTTTTAGTCTGAACTCCTCTTGAGCTTGTTTTTGTCGTCTTTTTCTTTCAGCGCGCGCTTCATCATCGTTCGCCTCCTGTCATGAAGTTttgtagttaaaaataatgttaaaactgACAATCAAACATGCCAtaatttcaaacaatttattattataataaaacatgtattgaataatgaTACCACACAATATAATACCTATTGTAATTCCATCATTTATAGCTAGAATCATTTATAGCTTATTTCTATATAGAAAAATGGATTTTTGAAGGGAATAAATATctatgaaacaattaaaatacatatatgggtTCTAATACAtatcgaaataaaaatacagtgATAATGCCTGAAATTGGAATACAAATATAGatgttaattgtaatatttactaGTCCAGACTGTTAAgacatttttcatatttatagtgctatatatataactaccAAGTTcttgttaaaacatttatgatGAACTTGGACAGTAAATTCTGTTTGAATATAGTTGACATTTTGTGTCTTTGGCTATTCTACTGAAAAACACATAATTGTCATAAGCCGTTAGGTATGACTTTAGGTAGAATTGCTACACAGATACATACCTTTTGAATTAGAGAAACATGTAAGAGACGATAAATTTTTACTTCTAATAAATACAATGTATCTATACATAAAGggaattattgtattttataattacatattgtgaaaacatatttattaacatcGCATATTTTACACTAACGCCTAAAATCACTCCTAAATAATATTCCTAAACACCAAGCATCAATACCCACATCCTACTGAACTAGTAACATTGAAAAAAATCGATAAAAAATAgtgtatttcaataaaaatatacttactcTAAGTGTAAATTACTAAGTTCAAAACGCGTGTTCAGAGAATATACGACAAAATGTATACCGCTGTATAAGAAAATGTATCATGAGCAAAAATTAGTGATGTTCATTAAGGAACAAAAGTTAAAGTTGGCAAATATTGGACAGTATACAAAAGAGCTTATGATTTGGGCACGGTTGGTTCTGGACCACTACTAGGTGAAGAAGGCTTAGAACCATCTTCTGGGAACTGTTTCTCAACCTGTTCGGCCACCCATTTCTTGACCTTTTGTTCCGTCCAGAAGCCATCATAGAAGATCGTGGGCTTTATCCAACATGCTTGATTCTGTGGATGATAATTTGGATCCATTTCAGGGCCGTTTGGACCTTGTCTGCACGCATTCTTGCATTCTAGCGGCGATCGGCTGTTCACGACGAGATTCTTAGGCGGCATGTTGAAGTTCAAATTAACGTTACCATGGTGACGGTCGTACGTTTCGTAAAAGTGCCATGGGTATTCGTAGTAGTTTTGGTACATGGGGGGTGCGTGGGGAATTCGCGGGGGCGGAGGATACATGGGTGGTACCATGCCTCCCATCACAGGGAGGATAAAACTTACGTTGTTCGGTCGCACGGCTGGGGGGGGCGGCGGTGGGCGCGGGACCAAAGGGGGCCTGTTGGCTGCTGGGGGCAGGTTAGCAGGCATTGGGTGGGCCTTGGCTATAGGGGGTGGAATATTGACAGCATTCTTGATCGTCGGTGGCGGCGGACGTATAGGAGTCACGCTCGGCACGTTGGGTATACTCTTAGCAATTGTTCCATTTATTTCTTCATTACGAGCTAAGTTTTTGGGTTCAGTTGGCTTGGTTGTTTGAATATCTGATTCTGGCAGTGGCActtctttgtttgtttctaGTAACTCTATGAGCTCCGTGGACACCAATCCTCCAAAGCTTAATAAGGTCTCGCGAAGTGCATTAGTTACAGCACACtgaaaacaaatttttgtCATTAATTTATCTTATAAAGTCTGGTTTATggtagtaaaaaaattacataactaGGAACTCACCTTACGGGCTCTATGAATAGCCGATCCTTTAGTGAGGCTAACAGATGTTCCATATCCAACATTTTCCCGATGTATATCTAAACTCTTAATAGTAACATTAACAAATGCAGCCACTCCAGCTGTGTATTTgccattaattaattcaacaaAATCTGGAAAGCCAAACAAGtaaatattactaacaaaataaaagattttaaagcAGGTATGAGTCAATTTCTCATATTATGTGCAATAAGGATAAAAGTCATCTCACTCTGtttagtaaagaaaaatacccATGGTTTACCTGCATCACGGCTCGTGTGTATTCATACATAtttgtcattattttataattattacggtTTTGGTCtgggtattaaaattatattttcttattaataaaagaatagTAAAGAGATATCTTTACCCAAGTCCTGCTTTGTGACCGTCCAATTCCAATTATTAAAGCCCCATTGAGAGTGACCAAAATTTATGAGTTGCTGCCGTCTATGTTGAGGATCCCATTCATCATCCCCTGCTACTTCTGGAGGCATTGAGCCATCGGGCTGaacacaaattattaatttgtaacatAGGTATAGGTACAGAATGGAAAGGAACAGAATTCAAGCTACATTGTTTTAACTCGCAAAATATTGTTGATAAAATGTACTATCATCTGACAGGAAAAACCTTGAACtagtgttaaaaaaattttagaaaaCAGCAAATGAACTTATCATCTATGGATCTGTGGAATGatctacgattttttttataattgattgaTTATTATTGATGTCTCGAAATAGTAGAAggtaaatgttattaaaatagtgtGTATTAAgtcaaaaaacatttttataccatTTTAATATTGCAGTTCGCAACGGGGAATCCTGGTTTACGCTGCATTTTTACCGACGCAACTTAGCTTAAAACTTATTAGGAagccattataaataaaaaaaatgtgaatcACAATAGATCAATTTAAAACTGATTTCATTGGATCCAAAACACTGTTATCTTTATTTGCCAGCAAGGAGACActataaaaaaagagttgAAGGGTGTACAAGTAACAATTctgcaattgtttaattattttgtaaagaaTTCAGAATTATATTGGGTAATGAATGACTGACCGGCTGACAGTTGACATTGATTTACAAATGCAATGCGGAATGCATTTGCATTACATAGCCCAAGAGCCAACGATGGCCTTtcctttgttattttataaaagctgaTTCTCGAATATAACATTGCGCGCGCAACTTTCAGCTTTTTTTCGCAGTCTACAGTCGCAAATGGAGCTTTTGACTGAAAGAAGTTGTGAAATTTTGACGCTAGCAATCTACCGCCTTGCTTTTGCAAACTCTATAGTCGCTGGGCGTTCTTACCTCTGTTGAAGACATACCCAGTCCCCAGAGAAACTTcaactattataaaataacgaaGGCATGGCCATCGTGCGCTCTTGTGCTTCGTACCA
The Pieris napi chromosome 1, ilPieNapi1.2, whole genome shotgun sequence DNA segment above includes these coding regions:
- the LOC125055188 gene encoding DNA repair protein RAD52 homolog isoform X2, which encodes MQRKPGFPVANCNIKMPDGSMPPEVAGDDEWDPQHRRQQLINFGHSQWGFNNWNWTVTKQDLDFVELINGKYTAGVAAFVNVTIKSLDIHRENVGYGTSVSLTKGSAIHRARKCAVTNALRETLLSFGGLVSTELIELLETNKEVPLPESDIQTTKPTEPKNLARNEEINGTIAKSIPNVPSVTPIRPPPPTIKNAVNIPPPIAKAHPMPANLPPAANRPPLVPRPPPPPPAVRPNNEANDDEARAERKRRQKQAQEEFRLKQVMKQNLDKNELDKNSSSFDMLMAIPSQDLVIEAGDKAEDGKRKSPALEGQAAKRKASLYDKLDIVHQ
- the LOC125055188 gene encoding DNA repair and recombination protein RAD52-like isoform X1; this translates as MQRKPGFPVANCNIKMPDGSMPPEVAGDDEWDPQHRRQQLINFGHSQWGFNNWNWTVTKQDLDFVELINGKYTAGVAAFVNVTIKSLDIHRENVGYGTSVSLTKGSAIHRARKCAVTNALRETLLSFGGLVSTELIELLETNKEVPLPESDIQTTKPTEPKNLARNEEINGTIAKSIPNVPSVTPIRPPPPTIKNAVNIPPPIAKAHPMPANLPPAANRPPLVPRPPPPPPAVRPNNVSFILPVMGGMVPPMYPPPPRIPHAPPMYQNYYEYPWHFYETYDRHHGNVNLNFNMPPKNLVVNSRSPLECKNACRQGPNGPEMDPNYHPQNQACWIKPTIFYDGFWTEQKVKKWVAEQVEKQFPEDGSKPSSPSSGPEPTVPKS